A genomic segment from Myxococcales bacterium encodes:
- a CDS encoding thermonuclease family protein, giving the protein MFIPLYEALDGWILLPGYAPDGDSVRFFAKEPARFEALRRSRLLRRGATDGSVQLRLEGIDAPELHYAQACQPRGESARDALLAWLGVTGVQFAADATTIIAATPPAVPVTLLANAVDAHGRVIAYVLPPRQGARAKRHRATPELVRTSATHAMLEGGHVYPLAYTSMPEVHRKLFRDVARRARAKRVGIWRDDATKSGFVLHGARSVGPHGALILPKLFRRCMEFLTKRYAESFTGTFLEWLASHGSGGAPKPDRVVLRHAANVPLSSLLHSQSPTLSLRADLTELIFVES; this is encoded by the coding sequence ATGTTCATTCCCCTCTACGAAGCCCTCGATGGCTGGATTCTTCTCCCTGGTTACGCGCCGGATGGCGATTCCGTGCGGTTCTTTGCCAAAGAGCCTGCGCGCTTCGAGGCCCTCCGCCGCTCGCGTCTATTAAGGAGGGGCGCAACCGACGGGAGCGTGCAGCTTCGGCTCGAAGGCATCGACGCGCCCGAGCTCCACTACGCGCAAGCGTGCCAGCCGCGCGGCGAGAGCGCCCGCGACGCGCTCCTCGCGTGGCTCGGTGTCACGGGCGTGCAGTTCGCGGCCGACGCGACCACGATCATCGCCGCGACTCCGCCCGCTGTGCCCGTGACGCTCTTGGCTAACGCGGTCGACGCGCACGGACGAGTCATCGCGTACGTCCTTCCGCCACGCCAGGGTGCGCGCGCCAAGCGCCACCGCGCCACGCCCGAGCTCGTGCGCACGAGCGCTACCCACGCGATGCTCGAAGGGGGACACGTGTACCCGCTCGCGTACACCTCGATGCCCGAGGTGCACCGCAAGCTGTTCCGCGACGTGGCGCGCCGCGCGCGCGCCAAGCGTGTCGGCATCTGGCGCGACGACGCCACGAAGAGCGGCTTCGTGCTCCACGGCGCACGCTCCGTGGGCCCCCACGGCGCGCTGATCCTGCCGAAGCTCTTTCGCCGCTGCATGGAGTTTCTGACCAAGCGCTACGCCGAGAGCTTCACGGGCACTTTCCTCGAGTGGCTAGCAAGCCACGGGTCCGGCGGCGCGCCGAAGCCGGACCGCGTGGTCCTTCGGCACGCCGCGAATGTTCCTCTCTCGTCCCTGCTCCATTCGCAGTCCCCCACCCTCTCGCTCCGCGCCGATCTGACCGAGCTCATCTTCGTGGAGTCCTGA
- a CDS encoding ATP-dependent DNA helicase RecQ — MQPLPVNVNVPVPVDESPVREPDHDPDHDPDPDPDPDPDRDLDLDLDLDLDLDLDLDHDHDLDPDPDPDPDLDRDPRWPLLSSLALSRFGVSSFRPGQRELIGSVLAGRDALGVLPTGGGKSLAYQLPSLVLGGPVVVVSPLIALMKDQCDHLDDANIDAAELDSTLTASEERDTEREIRAGEHPLIYVTPERLRTEACLRMLRARGVKLLAIDEAHCVSAWGHDFRPAYMAIAKAAEALGRPPILALTATATSETAADIVRALGLRAPLVVRTSVVRPNLAFHVERTVNEMAKRVALLRLFDDEPGPGIVYTATVKKADELYRWTAASRIPVARYHGRMSAADRERSRAHFMDGTVRVMIATKAFGMGIDKPDTRFVVHYQVPDSIESYAQEAGRAGRDGRSARCVLLYRLEDKSVQTFFIARKYATRGEIAKVVAAAGRAGVGAGERSGDELRAIALETGVSVKRVDAILGCLARLESGGGGRDAGGDACGAIAAEYERRRTRDAERLAAMLHYAQSTQCRRVAVAEYFGEAGSARCGRCDACEGGR; from the coding sequence ATGCAACCTCTCCCCGTAAACGTGAACGTGCCCGTGCCCGTGGACGAATCGCCTGTCCGCGAGCCCGACCACGACCCCGACCACGACCCCGACCCCGACCCCGACCCCGACCCCGACCGCGACCTCGACCTCGACCTCGACCTCGACCTCGACCTCGACCTCGACCTCGACCACGACCACGACCTCGACCCCGACCCCGACCCCGACCCCGACCTCGACCGCGACCCCCGCTGGCCTCTCCTCTCTTCTCTCGCCCTCTCTCGCTTCGGCGTCTCTTCCTTCCGCCCTGGCCAGCGCGAGCTCATTGGGTCCGTCCTCGCGGGACGCGATGCGCTGGGGGTCTTGCCCACTGGCGGCGGCAAGTCGCTCGCGTACCAATTGCCTTCGCTCGTCCTGGGCGGTCCCGTCGTCGTGGTCTCCCCGCTCATCGCGCTCATGAAGGACCAATGCGATCACTTGGACGACGCCAACATCGACGCTGCCGAGCTGGACTCGACGCTCACTGCGAGCGAGGAGCGCGACACTGAGCGTGAGATCCGCGCCGGCGAGCATCCGCTCATCTACGTGACGCCCGAGCGGCTCCGCACCGAAGCGTGTCTTCGCATGCTCCGCGCGCGGGGGGTGAAGCTCCTCGCCATCGACGAAGCGCACTGCGTCTCCGCGTGGGGTCACGACTTCCGCCCCGCGTACATGGCCATCGCCAAGGCCGCCGAGGCGCTCGGGCGACCGCCCATCTTGGCGCTCACTGCGACGGCCACGAGCGAGACCGCCGCCGACATCGTGCGCGCGCTCGGGCTTCGCGCGCCGCTCGTCGTGCGCACGAGCGTCGTCCGCCCGAACCTCGCTTTTCACGTCGAGCGCACCGTCAACGAGATGGCCAAGCGCGTCGCGCTCTTGCGGCTCTTCGACGACGAGCCAGGCCCCGGCATCGTCTACACGGCGACGGTGAAGAAGGCCGATGAACTCTACCGCTGGACGGCGGCGTCACGCATCCCGGTGGCGCGCTACCACGGGCGCATGAGCGCGGCCGATCGCGAGCGGAGCCGCGCGCACTTCATGGACGGCACGGTGCGCGTGATGATCGCGACCAAGGCCTTCGGCATGGGCATCGACAAACCCGACACGCGCTTCGTGGTGCACTACCAAGTGCCCGACTCCATCGAGAGCTACGCGCAAGAGGCCGGCCGCGCAGGCCGCGACGGACGAAGCGCGCGGTGCGTGCTCCTGTATCGACTCGAGGACAAGAGCGTGCAGACGTTCTTCATCGCGCGGAAGTACGCGACGCGAGGGGAGATCGCGAAGGTCGTGGCGGCGGCGGGGCGGGCGGGCGTGGGAGCCGGGGAACGCAGCGGCGACGAGCTGCGGGCGATCGCGCTCGAGACCGGGGTCTCGGTGAAGAGGGTCGACGCGATCTTGGGTTGCCTCGCGCGCCTTGAGAGCGGCGGCGGCGGGCGAGACGCGGGCGGCGATGCGTGCGGCGCGATCGCGGCCGAGTACGAACGGCGACGCACGCGCGACGCCGAGCGGCTCGCGGCGATGCTCCACTACGCGCAGAGCACGCAGTGCCGACGCGTCGCCGTCGCCGAGTACTTCGGTGAAGCGGGGAGCGCGCGATGCGGGCGGTGCGATGCGTGCGAGGGGGGCAGGTAG
- a CDS encoding PIN domain-containing protein, whose product MKAGVVLDAGAFIALERRDPTMVELARLFVRNRTPLVTPAGVVAQIWRGGEGRQAPVALLLRSVAVADLTAAVARHLGRILGATRTADPTDAHVAFLARERKWAVLSSDVDDLLRIDPTLRVERI is encoded by the coding sequence ATGAAGGCGGGCGTCGTCCTCGACGCGGGGGCGTTCATTGCGCTCGAACGCCGCGATCCGACGATGGTTGAGCTTGCGCGTCTCTTCGTTCGGAACCGGACGCCGCTGGTCACGCCAGCGGGAGTCGTCGCGCAGATCTGGCGCGGTGGTGAAGGTCGTCAGGCGCCGGTGGCGCTCCTCCTTCGATCGGTCGCTGTGGCTGATCTGACCGCGGCCGTCGCTCGGCACCTTGGACGGATCCTTGGAGCGACCCGAACAGCCGACCCGACCGATGCGCACGTCGCGTTTCTGGCGCGGGAGCGAAAATGGGCGGTCTTGTCGTCTGACGTTGACGACCTTCTGCGAATCGATCCGACACTCCGCGTCGAACGCATCTGA
- a CDS encoding nucleotidyl transferase AbiEii/AbiGii toxin family protein translates to MSSRRASARHAIATVARGFGDEVPRVVFVGGTVTALYPLEGGVDVRPTIDVDCVVDVATTAEYYAYVSRLRSRGFRECTDENAPLCRLVYAGIRVDIVAARETGIGPTNRWYGDALACPASYSVADVEILAIAPVYFVATKLEAFRGRGRGDYQASHDLEDVLAVIAGLPSLRAQVGGEQTAVANFVRAELRQLAKLERFVDAVPGHFDGDAAGQARATLVLEWLSMLASA, encoded by the coding sequence GTGAGCTCGCGCCGCGCGAGTGCTCGCCACGCCATCGCCACGGTCGCGCGCGGCTTTGGGGACGAGGTCCCACGCGTTGTCTTCGTCGGGGGCACCGTCACGGCGCTCTATCCGCTTGAGGGCGGCGTCGATGTTCGTCCAACCATCGACGTTGACTGCGTCGTCGACGTCGCAACCACGGCCGAGTACTACGCCTACGTTTCTCGCCTGCGCTCGCGAGGCTTTCGGGAATGCACCGATGAGAACGCCCCGCTGTGCAGGCTCGTCTACGCTGGCATTCGCGTCGACATCGTCGCTGCAAGGGAGACTGGCATCGGCCCAACCAACCGCTGGTACGGCGATGCCCTAGCGTGCCCTGCGTCCTACTCTGTCGCGGACGTCGAGATCCTCGCAATTGCGCCCGTGTACTTCGTGGCCACCAAGCTCGAGGCGTTTCGCGGGCGTGGCCGCGGCGACTACCAGGCGAGCCACGATCTGGAGGACGTCCTTGCGGTGATTGCCGGCTTGCCGTCACTGCGCGCCCAGGTCGGCGGTGAACAGACTGCCGTTGCCAACTTCGTTCGCGCGGAGCTCAGGCAGCTCGCCAAACTCGAGCGTTTTGTTGACGCGGTCCCCGGACACTTCGACGGCGACGCCGCGGGCCAAGCACGCGCAACGCTTGTCCTCGAATGGCTATCGATGTTGGCTTCCGCATGA
- a CDS encoding MBL fold metallo-hydrolase: MAKLTAIPVGQGDAFLLERADGKIVLVDGGRARSSLAGQVSLATSNIDVVVCTHADADHAEGLIGLLESSLVPIREVWLPGRWSSRLEDLCRDQASFLQELHHDVHNAEGGADLEKIAEGELPRGESTTDFDPELLGAALEHEERLEPDLLSASAHPAWWLPWAEMWPGFHGPNAPKWQLWIDAVQTAVRIRDVARAAHHHGARLRWFDFDEVNVNRAPPSGGEPFLYPLNSVELTKRHALRKLGALHFLALSVANRESLVFLAPQTDDDTPVLFAADSDLACGRVPGTSRTLAVTAPHHGSEANKTAYVTVSRAAANVVWVRSDGNYKKRPGPAFLGEKARVCTLCRSGGASKQTVRLDDTPSGWTLAEGVRGCNCK, encoded by the coding sequence GTGGCCAAGCTCACCGCGATACCCGTTGGACAAGGCGACGCGTTCTTGTTGGAGCGAGCCGACGGGAAGATCGTCCTTGTGGATGGGGGGCGAGCGCGGTCATCGCTCGCGGGACAGGTGTCCCTTGCGACCTCGAACATCGACGTAGTCGTGTGCACCCACGCCGACGCCGATCATGCGGAAGGCCTTATCGGGCTGCTCGAGTCGTCGCTCGTGCCTATCCGAGAGGTCTGGCTTCCCGGGCGCTGGTCATCACGCCTCGAAGATCTGTGTCGTGACCAGGCCTCCTTCCTCCAAGAGCTTCACCACGATGTTCACAATGCGGAAGGAGGTGCCGACCTCGAGAAGATTGCTGAGGGGGAGCTCCCTCGCGGCGAATCGACGACAGACTTCGATCCCGAACTGCTCGGAGCAGCGTTGGAACACGAAGAACGCCTCGAGCCGGATCTTCTCAGCGCGTCGGCACATCCTGCTTGGTGGCTGCCATGGGCCGAGATGTGGCCTGGGTTCCACGGCCCCAACGCCCCCAAGTGGCAGCTATGGATCGACGCAGTGCAGACCGCGGTTCGCATCCGCGACGTTGCGCGCGCTGCGCATCACCACGGGGCGCGGCTTCGATGGTTCGACTTCGACGAGGTGAACGTTAATCGGGCCCCACCTTCTGGCGGCGAGCCGTTCCTTTACCCGCTCAACTCGGTCGAACTGACCAAGCGTCACGCCCTGCGGAAACTCGGCGCGCTTCACTTCTTGGCTCTCAGCGTGGCCAACCGCGAGTCCTTGGTGTTCCTCGCGCCCCAGACGGACGACGACACGCCGGTCCTCTTCGCAGCTGACTCCGATCTGGCGTGCGGCCGCGTTCCCGGAACGAGCCGCACGCTCGCCGTGACGGCACCGCACCACGGGTCCGAGGCGAACAAGACTGCGTATGTGACCGTGTCTCGGGCGGCCGCGAACGTCGTGTGGGTTCGGAGCGACGGGAACTACAAGAAGCGTCCGGGACCGGCCTTCCTCGGTGAAAAGGCGCGTGTCTGCACGTTGTGCCGCAGCGGCGGCGCTTCCAAGCAGACTGTCCGCCTTGATGACACGCCTTCCGGATGGACGCTCGCGGAGGGCGTGCGCGGCTGCAACTGCAAGTAG